The following proteins come from a genomic window of Camelina sativa cultivar DH55 unplaced genomic scaffold, Cs unpScaffold00566, whole genome shotgun sequence:
- the LOC104773535 gene encoding pentatricopeptide repeat-containing protein At1g02150 produces the protein MLLQAVQNRNVPLASSASYSRLPRCRSPAISVALSKKTAAIVCSISQVYGYGTVDYERRPIIQWNAIYKKISLMEKPELGAGSVLNQWEKGGRKLTKWELCRVVKELRKYKRPNQALEVPTKLCRVYDWMNNRGERFRLSASDAAIQLDLIGKVRGISDAEEFFLTLPENFKDRRVYGSLLNAYVRAKSREKAESLLSTMREKGYALHPLPFNVMMTLYMNLREFDKVDAMVFEMKQKDIRLDIYSYNIWLSSCGSLGSVEKMELVYQQMKSDVAINPNWTTFSTMATMYIKMGETEKAEDALRKVEARITGRNRIPYHYLLSLYGSVGNKKELYRVWHVYKSVAPSVPNLGYHALVSSLVRMGDIEGAEKVYEEWLPVKSSYDPRIPNLLMNAYVKNDQLEKAEGLFDHMVEMGGKPSSSTWEILADGHTRKRCIPEALTCLRKAFSAEGSSNWRPKVLMLSGFFKLCEEESAVTSKEAVLELLRQSGHLQDKSYQALIDVVDENNSENDSHDHESDVLLTQLQDDL, from the exons atgcTGCTTCAGGCGGTCCAAAACCGCAATGTTCCACTGGCTTCCTCCGCCTCGTATTCCCGTCTCCCTCGCTGCAGATCTCCTGCCATCTCCGTAGCTCTGTCGAAGAAGACGGCAGCAATCGTGTGTTCCATCTCCCAGGTTTATGGCTACGGCACGGTGGATTACGAGAGAAGGCCGATTATCCAGTGGAATGCCATCTACAAGAAGATATCTCTGATGGAGAAGCCGGAGCTCGGCGCTGGTTCCGTCTTGAATCAGTGGGAGAAAGGAGGCCGCAAGCTTACCAAGTGGGAGCTCTGTCGGGTCGTCAAGGAGCTTCGCAAATACAAGCGTCCCAACCAAGCTCTTGAGGTCCCAACCAAGCTCTGTCGC GTGTACGACTGGATGAACAACAGAGGCGAAAGGTTTCGATTGTCTGCAAGTGATGCTGCAATCCAGCTTGACCTAATCGGAAAAGTGCGTGGCATTTCAGACGCCGAAGAGTTCTTCCTCACGCTCCCTGAGAACTTCAAGGACCGGAGAGTTTATGGTTCCCTCCTCAATGCCTATGTGAGGGCCAAGTCTAGAGAAAAAGCTGAATCCCTGCTCAGCACCATGAGGGAGAAAGGATACGCCCTGCACCCGCTTCCCTTCAACGTCATGATGACTCTCTACATGAACCTTAGGGAGTTCGACAAAGTCGACGCCATGGTCTTCGAGATGAAGCAGAAAGATATACGTCTCGACATTTACTCCTACAACATCTGGCTCTCCTCCTGCGGCTCCCTAGGATCTGTTGAGAAAATGGAACTAGTGTACCAGCAGATGAAATCAGATGTTGCTATTAATCCCAACTGGACCACTTTTAGCACTATGGCCACCATGTACATTAAGATGGGCGAAACTGAGAAAGCCGAAGATGCACTGAGGAAGGTTGAAGCAAGGATTACTGGTCGTAATCGCATTCCATATCACTACCTCTTGAGTTTGTACGGCAGCGTTGGTAACAAGAAAGAGCTGTACCGGGTCTGGCACGTCTACAAATCTGTTGCCCCGAGCGTTCCCAATTTGGGTTACCATGCTTTGGTCTCGTCGCTGGTGAGAATGGGAGATATTGAAGGGGCCGAGAAGGTATACGAGGAATGGCTTCCAGTCAAGTCTTCTTATGACCCCAGGATACCAAATCTTCTCATGAATGCGTATGTCAAAAACGACCAACTAGAGAAAGCTGAGGGGTTGTTCGACCACATGGTTGAAATGGGAGGAAAACCGAGTTCAAGTACGTGGGAGATCCTAGCTGATGGTCATACCAGAAAGAGGTGTATTCCAGAGGCTTTGACTTGTCTGAGAAAAGCTTTTTCTGCTGAAGGGTCCAGCAATTGGAGGCCTAAGGTGTTGATGCTGTCGGGCTTCTTTAAGCTCTGTGAAGAGGAATCGGCTGTTACTAGTAAAGAGGCCGTTTTGGAATTGTTGAGGCAGTCCGGGCATCTTCAAGACAAATCATACCAAGCTCTTATTGATGTGGTGGACGAAAACAACAGTGAAAACGATTCCCATGACCATGAGAGTGACGTGCTTCTAACGCAGCTACAAGATGATTTGTAA